GAGGAACCTGCTCGAGGTCGAGAGCCGCGGCTCGAGGAAGATGCCGCGCAGGAAGGGCGCGAAGAACGTCTCGACGGCAGCGCGTGACGTACCGGCCCGGCGCAGCGCCTCCGCGGCGGTGGTCTCGCCGCCGGCGCCGCGCAGGAGCCGCAACACGGCGGCGCCGTCGCGCACGCCCATCACCCCGCCGGCGAGCATGCGCAGCCCGCGCAGCGGCGACTCGCGGGGGTCGGCCACGCGCCGGAAGCGCCCGCCGGCGCGGACGATCGCGCCGCGCGCGAAGCGGCGCAGGTCGAGCCGGTCGAGGTCGAGGGCGCGCCTCGCCTCGGGGTATGCGAGCGGGAGCACCTGGAAGCCGTGGTCGAGCAGGAAACCGTCGACCGCGTCGGTGCGGACGCGCCCGCCCGGCTCGGCCTCGCGCTCGAGCACGATCGTGCGCAGGCCCCGGGCTGCGAGGATCCGCGCACACGAGAGGCCCGCGACCCCGGCTCCGACGACGATGACGGTGTGCTCGTCGCTCACGAGCCCGAGCGTACAGCGGCGGGCGCCGGGCGCCGGCTCGAGGCCGGCGGGCAGGACGTGCTCTCCGGCCGCGGCGCCGCGCGGACATGAGAAGATCGCCTCGTGGACGTCGACGCGATCATCAACCGGGTCTGGCCCGGCCGGGAGGCGCGTGTCGAGATCCTCGGCGGCGGCATCACGAACCACAACATCAAGGTCACGCTCGACGAGGGGGCGTTCGTGCTGCGCATCGCCGGCAAGGATACGGAGCTCCTCGGCATCGACCGCTCCGTCGAGCACGAGGCGTCGCTCGCGGCCGCCGCCGTCGGGGTGGGCCCCGAGGTGGTCGCCTTCGTCGAGCCGGAGGGATGCCTCGTGACACGGTTCATCGAGGGGACGCTCGTTCCCGTCGAGCGCATGCGCGAGCCGGCGTCGATCAGGCGCGTGGCGCAGGCCCTGCGGGCGGTGCACGCCGGGCCGCCGCTCCCGGGGCGCTTCATCTCGTTCCGGGTCGTCGAGGACTACCGGACGACGGCGTTCGCGCACGGCGTCGACGTGCCGCCCGCCTACGCATGGGCGCGGCAGGTGGCCCGCCGCATCGAGCGCGCCCGCGGGGCCTTCCCGGAGCGTCCGTGCCACAACGACCTGCTCAACGCGAACTTCATCGACGACGGCTGCCGCATCCGCATCGTCGACTGGGAGTACGCGGGCATGGGCGACGTCTTCTTCGACCTGGCGAACTTCTCCATCAACCACGACCTCGACCGCGACGGGCGGCAGGAGCTGCTCGCGGCCTACTTCGGGTCGGTGCGTGCCGCCGACGCGCGCGCGCTCGAGCTGATGCGCTTCATGTCGGACTTCCGCGAGGCGATGTGGGGCGTGGTGCAGGCCGGGGTCTCGGAGATCGACTTCGACTTCGCCGCGTATGCGGAGGAGCACTTCGAGCGGCTGCAGGCTATAGCCGCCGAGCCGGCCTTCGTCGCTGCACTGGGCTGAGCCTAACGGTCTAGACAATTCATGGCCGCGCGAGTAGGCTGCTCTCCGTGGCGGCTCTTCTCGACCTCTCGATCGACCGGGCGCGCGGCCCTGCCCATGCGCAGATCGTCGCCGCGCTGACGGCCGCGGTCGCGTCGGGCGAGCTCGCCGCCGGCACCCGCCTGCCTCCCGAGCGCACGCTCGCCGGCATCCTCGGCGTGAGCAGGATGACGGTGCGGCAGGCGCTCGGGACGCTCGAGCGGGACGGCATCGTGCGGCGGGTCGTCGGCCGTGCCGGCGGCACGTTCGTGCAGGAGCCGAAGGTCGAGCGTCATCCCGCGCGCATCGCGGGCCTGTCGGCCGAGCTGCGCCGGCAGGGCCTCGCGGCCGCCGCGCGCGTCGTGTCCGCCGGCGTCCGGCCGGCGCGCCCCCGCAGCGCGGCGGCGCTCGGCCTTCCCGCCGGCGCGCCCGCTCTCGTGATCGCCCGCGTCCGGCTCGCGAGCGGCACCCCGCTCGCCAGCGAGCGCTCGACGCTGCCGGCGCGGTTGTTCCCCGGGCTGGAGCGGCTCCCGCTCGACGGATCGCTCTACGATCTCATGGGCGAGCGCTACGGGCGCCGACCCGTACGGGCGCGGGAGCGGCTGGAGACCGTCGCCGCCCGCCCCGTCGACGCCGAGGAGCTCGGCGTCGCCGTGGGTGCGCCGCTGTTGCTCGTGGAGCGGGTCGCGTACGCGGCCGACGGGACGCCGGTGGAGTTCGCGCGTGACCGCTTCCGCGGGGATCGCACGCGCATCGTGATCGAATCGACGGAGGTGGACGAGTGAGGCAGCGCGCGCGTGCGGTCGTGATCGGAGGCGGGGTCGGCGGATGCTCGATCCTGTACTGGCTGGCCCGGCTCGGATGGGACGACGTCGTCCTCGTCGAGCGCGCCGACCTGACGAGCGGCTCCACCTTCCATTCGGCCGGCCTCGTCGGCCAGCTTCGCAGCTCGCTCGCGCTCACGCGGATGATGGTCAACTCGGTCGACCTCTACCGCTCCCTCGAGGCCGAGGTCGGGCTCGAGACAGGCTGGCACGAGGTGGGCTCCCTGCGGCTCGCCTCGTCGCCCGAGCGCATGGAGGAGATCGCGCGCCAGTCGGGGTGGGCGAAGACGTTCGGGTTCCCGCTCGAGCTGATCTCGCCGCAGGAGGCGCAGGAGCTGTTCCCTCCCATGTCCACCGACGGCGTGCTCGGCGCCGCCTACCTCCCGACGGACGGCTACATCGATCCCAGCCAGCTCACCTTCGCGCTCGCCGAAGGCGCGCGCCGTCGCGGCGCCGAGATCAACACGAACACCCGCGTCACGGGCGTGAACGTCGAGCGCGGCCGGGTGACCGGGATCGTCACCGACAGGGGCGAGATCGAGACGGACATCGTCGTCAACGCGGGCGGCATGTACGCGCGCGAGATCGGCGCGCTCGCGGGCGTGAACGTCCCGATCATCCCGATGGCGCACGAGTACCTCGTGCTGAAGCCGTGCGGCCTGCCGACGGACATGCCGACGATGCGCGACCCGTCGCTGCTCGTCTACTACCGGCCCGAGTCGGGCGGGTTGATCATGGGCGGCTACGAGCGCCATTGCGCTCCGTGGTCGCTCGACGGCATCCCTGCGGACTTCAACGGCAAGCTGCTCGACGAGGACTGGCCGCGCTTCGAGGAGCTGATGGAGAACGCGATCGTGCGCGTCCCCTCGCTCGCGGAGATGGAGGTCGTCAAGCTCATCAACGGGCCGGAGGCGTTCACCCCCGACGGGGAGTTCATCCTCGGGCCGTCGGACGTTCGCGGGTTCTGGGTGGCGGCCGGCTTCTGCGCCCACGGTCTCGCGGGCGCGGGCGGCATGGGCCAGCTCGTGGCGGAGTGGATCGTGGGCGGCACGCCGTCGCTCGACGTCTGGCACATGGACTCGCGCCGCTTCGGCGCCGCGTATCGCTCGCGCGAGTACACGCTCGCGCGCACCGCCGAGATCTACGAGACCTACTACGACGTCAAGTACCCCGGGCACGAGCGGCAGGCCGGGAGGCCGCTGCGCGTGTCGCCGGCCTACGCGCGCCTGACCGAGCTCGGCGCCGCGTTCGGCGAGAAGTCCGGCTGGGAGCGGGCGAACTGGTTCGAGCCGAACGCCGTCCGGGGCGACGAGACGCTGCGTCCGCGCGGCTGGGCCGGCAAGCTGTGGTCGCCGGCGATCGGCGCCGAGCACACGGCATGCCGCGACGCGGCCGCGCTGTTCGACGAGTCCTCGTTCGCGAAGATCGAGGTCTCCGGCCCAGGCGCGGCGGCCTTCCTCGAGCGCCTCTGCGCCAACCGGGTCGCCCGCGACGTGGGCGCGCTGACGTACACGCAGATGTTGAACCCGAAGGGCGGAATCGAGTGCGACTTCACGGTCACGCGGCTCGCCGAGGAGCGGTTCCGCATCGTCACCGGCACCGCGTTCGGGCAGCACGACATCGCCTGGATCCGGGAGCACGCCCCGGACGACGGCTCCGTCCACGTCGCCGACGTCACCTCCGCTCTCGCCTGCTACGGGCTGTGGGGCCCGCGCGCGCGCGACATCCTGCAGCCGCTCACGGTGAGCGACCTCTCGAACGAGGCGTTCCCGTACATGCGCGCGCGGGAGCTCTCGATCGGCGCCGTGCCGTGCCTCGCCCTGCGCGTCACCTACGTCGGCGAGCTCGGCTGGGAGCTGTACTGCCCGGCGGAGTTCGGCCTCCGGCTGTGGGACACGTTGTGGGAGGCCGGCAGCGGGCACGGCCTCGTCGCCGCCGGCTACAAGGCGATCGACTCGCTGCGGCTCGAGAAGGGATACCGCGTCTGGGGGGCCGACATCACGCCCGACGAGACGCCGTACGAGGCGGGCCTCGGGTTCGCGGTCAAGCTCGACAAGGGCGACTTCGTCGGCCGCGAGGCGCTGGCCGAGCGCGCCGAGCCCGAGCGCCGCCTGTGCTGTCTCACCCTCTCCGACCCGCGCTCGGTCGCGCTCGGCTCCGAGCCGGTGCGGGTGGGGGAGCGGCTCGTCGGCCGCGTCACGAGCGGGGGGTACGGCTACACGGTCGGCTCGTCGATCGCGTACGCCTACCTGCCCGTCGCGGACGCGGCGGCCGGCACGCAGGTCGCCGTCGAGATCTTCGGCGAGTGGGTCGAGGGCGTGGTGGCGGCGGAGCCGCTCTTCGACCCGGCCGGCGAGCGCGTGCGCGCGTAGCGCTCCCTATCCCGGCGGGCGCAGGGCGGCGAACGGGTCGGTGATCTCGAGCCGGCGCCGTCGAAACCGGAACTCGTCTGCCGGCCGGCCGCCCGCGCGCCCGGGGCTGCGCCGCCCGCCGGTCTGCTCGAGCACGCCTCGGCGCAGCAGCACGCGCTTGAGGTTGGTGGCCGAGACGTCGTACCCGAGCGCCGCGACGTAGATCTCGCGCAGCTCGGCGAGCGTGAACGTCCCCGGCGCGAGCGCGAAGCCGGCGTTCGAGTACGACAGCTTCGCGCGCAGCCGCTCGCACGCCGCGAGCACGATGGCGCCGTGATCGAAGGCGGTGGGGGGGAGGGCGCCGACGGGGTGCCAGCGCGTGTCGTCGGGCACGTCCGGGTCGACGCCGAGAGGGACGAGCCCCAGGTAGGCGGTTGCGATCTCCCACCCGACGGGGTTGCGGCCGGGGTCGCCATAGGTCGCCACCTGCTCGAGGTGCGCGACCTCGCGCACGTCGACCTTCGTCGTCAGGTGGCGCAGGATCGACGCCTCGAGCGTCTCGCCGGGCGCGAGCACGCCGCCGGGCAGCGCCCACGCACCGGCGTACGGATCGCGCGCGCGCTGCCACAGCAGCACCTGCAGCGACGCGTCCCGAACCTGCAACACGACCGCGAGGGTCACCTGTGTCGGTCTGGTAGACTGCCCCTCAAGTTTTTGACTCATAGGCTAAAACTAGCGAAAGGCGCGCCCGATGACAATGCGGACGATTCGCATCACCGCCGTTCTCGCCGTCGCGGCGGCGCTCGCACTGCTGGCCGCCGGTTGCGGCGGCGGCGGCACGTCCGCGCCCGACGCGCAGACGGCGCCCGCGCCCTCGGCGCTGAAGGTCGGGCTGATCACCGACCTCGGCCAGCTCAACGACAACGGCTTCAACGAGCTCGCCTTCAAGGGCCTCGAGCGCGCGGAGCGCGAGCTCGGCGTGCGCGGACGGGTGATCGAGTCCACGTCGGCGGCCGACTACGTGCCGAACATGTCGACGCTCGCGCGGCAGGGCTACGACCTCGTCGTCGGCGTCGGCTTCGCGCAGGGCGCCGCGATCGCGACCGCGGCGACGAAGTTCCCGAACGTGAAGTTCGCCATCGTCGACGTCGACCAGGCATCCCTGAAGGGCGCCCCTGCCAACGTGCGCGGCCTGCTGTTCCGGGAGGAGCAGGTCGGCTATCTCGTCGGCTACCTCGCCGCGCTCGCCGCCAGGCGGGAGAGCGCCGACACGATCAGCGCCGTCGGCGGCTTCAAGGAGCCCCCCGTCGATCGCTTCATCGCCGGCTACCGTGCCGGAGCCGAGGCCGCGGTGCCGGGCACGAAGGTGCGATGGGACTACTCCCAGGACTGGGACGACCAGGCCAAGTGCAAGGAGATCGCGCTCAACCAGATCGCGGCCGGCTCGAAGGTCGTCTTCCAGGTCGCCGGAGGATGCGGGCTCGGCGCGCTGTCGGCGGCCAGGGATCGCAAGGTGTGGGGCATCGGCGTCGACGCCGACCAGTCGTTCCTCGGCCCGCATGTGCTCACGAGCGCCCTCAAGGGCGTCGACGCGGCCGTCTTCCTGACGATCAAGGCCGTGCAGGACGGCACCTTCAGCGGCGGCAGCAACGCCGTCTTCGGCCTCGACCAGGAGGGGGTCGGACTCGGCAGGCCGAGCCCCGAGGCGGCCAGGGCCGATCTCGACGCCGTCCGCGCGGTGGAGCGGAAGATCGCCGCCGGCGAGATCACGGGCATCCCGACGACCGTCGGGTGAGGTTCGCGCAGGCGACCCCGCAGCCGGCACGCAGCTCACGGGAAGAAGACAGCGCCGTCCGTCGTTCCAGCGAAGGACCAGCACGACAAGCCCTACGGGAGGAGACCCCAGTGGCACGGCTCTCGCACGCTCAGACCGCATTCCTGCAGGACAACGCCTTCGTCGGCGTGGCGACCACGCTGCGCGCCGACGGCTCGCCGCACTCGACCGTCGTCTGGGTCGACGCCGACGGCGACAGCGTCAGCTTCAACACGGCGCGCGGGAGGGCGAAGGAGAGGAACATCCTGCGCGACCCGCGGCTCTCTCTCGTGGTCGTCGACCCGCAGAACGCGTACCGCTGGCTTGCCGTGACGGGCACCGCAGAGCTCGTCGACGAGGGCGCCGACGCCCACATCGACAAGCTTGCGAAGAAGTACCTCGGCGCGGACAGCTACCCGTTCCGCACCCCGGAGGAGGTGCGCGTCATCGTCCGCATCAGGCCCGCCAGGGTCGACAGCATGGGCCTCGAGGAGTAGGAGGGCGGAGGAGGCCGCGTCGCTGGTCGACGAGGGCGCCCGACCCGGATCCCGCTAGCGGGCCGTCCGTACCGAGTAGACCGGCGGGAGGTGCTCCGCGACCGGGAACCAGGACGCACCCGCGTCGGCCGAGCCGAACACGTCGCCGGACGTCGAGCCGAAGTAGAGCTCGAGCGTGGGGCCGGCGCCCGCGCAGTCGAACGCCTCGCGGAGCACGGTCAGGTAGGCGTTCTCCTGCGGCAGCCCTTCCGTGCGGGCGCGCCAGCTGCCGCCGCCGTCACGCGTCTCGTATACGGCCACCCTGCCGCCCGGCGTGACACGGTCGCCGGCGCCGTCGAGCGGGATCACGTAGGCGGAATCCGGGTCGGCCGGGTCGACGACGATCGGGAAGCCGAAGTCGGAGCCGAGCCCGTCGCCGACGTCGAGCCACGTCTCACCCGCGTCGTCGGAGCGGTAGATCCCGCCGTGGAACTGCATGAAGAGCCGCTCGGGCCGTGCCGGCGATCGGCGCACGTGGTGCACGCAGTGCTGGATCGGGGTGTCCCGCGCCTCCTCCGGCAGGTACTCGGGGACGATGCCGGTGTTCGAGTGCCGCCACGTCGTTCCCGCGTCGTCGGAGAGCCAGACGCCGACCGCCGACACCGCGACCATCAGCCTGCTCGCGTCGCCGGGCCACGGCACGATCGTGTGCAGGCAGAGCCCGCCGCCGCCCGGCGTCCAGTCGGGCCGGGTCGGATGGTCCCAGAGGCCGCGGTTCAGCCGCCAGGTCGAGCCGCCGTCGCGGCTCTCGAACAGGGCGCCGGGGTCGCCGCCGCAGTAGAGGAGGCCGTCCTGCTCTCCCGCGGCGATCACCCAGATGCGCGCGAGCGCCTGCTCCTCGCCCTCGGGCAGCGCGAGGCCCTCCGCCTGCTCCCACTCGCCGGCCGGGTCGTCCGCGAACCAGATCCGGGGGCCGTAGAACCACGAGCTGACGGACGCGAGGTAGCGGCCCGTGCGCTGGTCCCGCATCGCATACTCGACCGACTCGCCGGCGAAGGCCCGTGCCGTGACCTCGAACGGGCCCGTGCCGTCGCCGTCGAGCGCGAAGAGGCCTTTGCGCGTCCCGACGAGCAGCTGTGTCACGAGGCTCCTCCCGTGATCGACGGGAGGACGTGGATGCGATCCGACGGCGCGACGGTCGCCTCCTCCTGCGCACGTTGACCGTTGACGTAGACGTTCACGTGCAGGCGGATACGCCGCGTCTCGTCGAGCATCCAGCCGGCCACGGCAGGATGGGCACGCTCGAGCTCTTCGAGCACCTCGAGCACCGTCGCGCCGGCCAGCTCGTGCTCGCTGCCGCCGGCGAGCTCGGAGAGCGGGGCGCGCAGCCTCACGTGTGCCATGCCCCGATCCTCGCAGGTTCCCGCCCCCCACGGAAGGGCCGGGCGCGTCCGCGCGCGGCGCGCTCAGGCGTCGGGATCGAGCTCGAGCATGCCGTGCGGCGCGCCGAGCGCGGCGAGCTTGTCGAGGAAGGGCTTGGGCGGGAACGCCTCGGGCCCGAGCACGCCGGCTCCCGCCCATGCGCCCTCGGCGAGCAGCTCGAGCGCCGCGACCGGGTTGATCGCCGTCTGCCACACGACCGCCTGCGAGCCGTACTCCCGCATCGTCGTCTCGTTGTCGGCGACGTGGTAGAGGTAGACCTTCCGCGGCGCCCCGTCCTTCCCGCGGCCCGTCACGAGCGTCCCGGCGCAGGTCTTGCCGGTCATGCGGTCGCCGAGCGTCGCCGGGTCCGGCAGGGCGGCGGCGACGACGTCGCGGGGGGCGACGGCGACGCCCTTCACGTCGATCTTCGCCGTCGCGTCGAGGCCGAGCTTGTGGAGGGTCTTCAGGACGTCGATGAACTCGTCGCCGAGGCCGTACTTGAACGTCACCCGCCTGCAGTCGATGAAGCGCGGCACGAGCAGCACCTCCTCGTGCTCGACGTTCACGCACTCGACGGGACCGATGCCCTCGGGGAAGTCGAACACCTCGGGCTCCGAGAACGGCTCCGTCGTGAACCAGCCGCGCCCCTTCTCCCAGATCACCGGCGGATTGAGGCACTCCTCGATCGTCGTCCAGATCGAGAACGTCGGCGCGAAGTCGTAGCCCTCGACCTCGAGGTTCGCCCCGTCGCGGACGCCGATCTCGTCGATCTCCGAGAAGAGCTCGTCGGCGGCGTAGCGCGCGAAGACGTCGGCGGCGCCCGGCTCGACGCCGATGCCGACGAGGGCGAGCAGCCTCGCGTCCCGCCACGCCGCGTCTCGCTCGAACTGGTAGTCGCCGAGCTTGACGCCCGTCTTCTCGTACGGGCGCTCCGGGTGCGGCTCGGACAGCGTCATCGCCATGTCGAGGTAGGCGACCCGCGCCTCGAGGCAGGCGTCGAAGACGGGGACATCGAAGACCGGGTCGACCGCGTTGAGGACGTGGTCGGCTCCGGTCTCGCGGATCAGCGCGACGACGGCGTCCTTGCTCGAGGCGTCGATCCGGTGCGCGGAGAAGCGCCCGTCGTCGAGGCCGGCGACGAGCGCGCGGGCACGCTCGGCGTCGTAGTCGGCGAGCGCGCAGTGCGCGAAGAACGCGCGGCGCTGGGCGATGCGCGCGAACGCGGAGCCGACGCCACCCGTCCCGACGACGAGGATCCTCATGTGGGGGTTCTACCTGATCGCACGGTCAGGACCGCTCCGTGAGCCCGAGCCGCCGCTGCTAGGCTCGCGCCGAATTCCCACCCCGGAGGATGAGAGCCATGGGCGTTTCCGTGATGCGGCGCAAGATGTTCATCGGCGGCGAGTTCGTCGACTCGGTGTCCGGCGAGACGATGGAAATCCTGAATCCGGCCACGGGCGAGGTCATCGCCGAGGTGCCGAGGGGGACGGCGGAGGACGTCGACCGCGCGGTCGCCGCCGCCGAGAAGGCGTGGGAGACGTGGCGGGAGAGGACGCCGAAGGACCGCATGGAGCTGCTGCTGCGGCTGGCGAACGTGATCGAGGAGAACGCGGACGAGCTGGCCCGGCTCGAGTCCCTCAACGTCGGCAAGCCGTGGTGGGTCGCGCGCGACGAGCCTCCGCTGATGGTCGACAACCTCCGCTTCTTCGCCGGCGCGGCCCGCAATCTCGAAGGCAAGGCCGCCGCCGAGTACGTCGAGGGCTACACGTCCATGGTGCGCCGCGAGCCGCTCGGCATCGTCGCAGGCATCGCGCCGTGGAACTACCCGCTGTTCATGGTGATGTGGAAGCTGGGGCCGGCGCTCGCCGCCGGCAACGTCCAGATCGTCAAGCCGGCCGAGCAGACGCCGCTGACGACGCTGCGCTTCGTCGAGCTCGCCCAGGAGGTGCTGCCGCCGGGCGTGCTGCAGGTCGTCACCGGGGACGGCGTCCCCGTGGGCGACCGGCTCGTGCGGCACCCGTCGATCCGCCTCGTCTCGCTGACGGGGGACACGGCGACGGGGAAGCTGATCGCGAAGAACGCCGCCGACACGGTCAAGCGCGTGCACCTCGAGCTCGGCGGCAAGGCGCCGATGGTCGTGCTCGACGACGCCGACCCGGCCGCCGTCGCCGAGGCGATCAAGATCGGCGGCTACTTCAACTCCGGCCAGGACTGCACGGCGTCGTCGCGCATCCTCGTCAGCGAGCGCATCTACGACGACGTCGTCGGCGCCGCCGTCGCCGCGATCGAGTCGATGAGCGTCGGCGACCCGGCGACGGACGACGAGATCGGGATGGGGCCGGTGATCTCGGCCGAGCAGCAGCAGCGCGTGCTCGGCTTCATCGAGCGCGCCGCCGATGCGAGGGCGACCGTGCTCACGGGGGGCTCGACGCCGGGCGACCGCGGCTTCTTCGTCTCGCCGACGCTGATCGCGGACGTCGCGCAGGACAGCGAGATCGTCCAGAACGAGGTGTTCGGGCCGGTCGTCACCGTTCAGCGCTTCGGCTCCGACGAGGAGGCGATCCGGATGGCGAACGACGTGCGCTACGGCCTCGCGTCGTCGGTCTTCTCCGAGAACGTCGGTCGCGCGATGAAGGTCGCCGCCAGGCTCGACTTCGGGTGCGTGTGGATCAACGAGCACCTGTTCCCGCTCACCTCGGAGATGCCGCACGGCGGCTTCAAGGAATCCGGGTACGGCAAGGACATGTCCATGTACTCGATGGAGGAGTACACGCGCATCAAGCACGTCTGCGTGAAGCTGGCCTGACCGCGGCACGCGCGCCCTCGCATCGTCGGCAACCGCCGCCTCTGCATTGACGCGTTGCGCGATTGATGGTAGGAAACACCTCGCATTGCGCAGCAACCGCCTCACCGAGCCCGTGCCCGCACCGCCCGCGCGCGGCCCCGTGCGGCGACCGCGCCGCATCGACGCCGTCGACAAGGGCATCATCGAGGCGCTGCAGCGCAACGGGCGCGAGCCGTTTCGCCGCATCGCCGCCGGGCTCGGCGTCTCCGAGGCGACGATCCGCGCCCGCTACGCGCGGCTGTGCGAGGACAACATCCTGCAGGTCACCGGCGTCACCAACCCGCTCGGTCTCGGCTTCGAGGCGCAGGCGATGGTC
This genomic interval from Gaiella occulta contains the following:
- a CDS encoding WD40/YVTN/BNR-like repeat-containing protein, translated to MTQLLVGTRKGLFALDGDGTGPFEVTARAFAGESVEYAMRDQRTGRYLASVSSWFYGPRIWFADDPAGEWEQAEGLALPEGEEQALARIWVIAAGEQDGLLYCGGDPGALFESRDGGSTWRLNRGLWDHPTRPDWTPGGGGLCLHTIVPWPGDASRLMVAVSAVGVWLSDDAGTTWRHSNTGIVPEYLPEEARDTPIQHCVHHVRRSPARPERLFMQFHGGIYRSDDAGETWLDVGDGLGSDFGFPIVVDPADPDSAYVIPLDGAGDRVTPGGRVAVYETRDGGGSWRARTEGLPQENAYLTVLREAFDCAGAGPTLELYFGSTSGDVFGSADAGASWFPVAEHLPPVYSVRTAR
- a CDS encoding GntR family transcriptional regulator → MAALLDLSIDRARGPAHAQIVAALTAAVASGELAAGTRLPPERTLAGILGVSRMTVRQALGTLERDGIVRRVVGRAGGTFVQEPKVERHPARIAGLSAELRRQGLAAAARVVSAGVRPARPRSAAALGLPAGAPALVIARVRLASGTPLASERSTLPARLFPGLERLPLDGSLYDLMGERYGRRPVRARERLETVAARPVDAEELGVAVGAPLLLVERVAYAADGTPVEFARDRFRGDRTRIVIESTEVDE
- a CDS encoding NUDIX hydrolase: MTLAVVLQVRDASLQVLLWQRARDPYAGAWALPGGVLAPGETLEASILRHLTTKVDVREVAHLEQVATYGDPGRNPVGWEIATAYLGLVPLGVDPDVPDDTRWHPVGALPPTAFDHGAIVLAACERLRAKLSYSNAGFALAPGTFTLAELREIYVAALGYDVSATNLKRVLLRRGVLEQTGGRRSPGRAGGRPADEFRFRRRRLEITDPFAALRPPG
- a CDS encoding BMP family lipoprotein; this encodes MTMRTIRITAVLAVAAALALLAAGCGGGGTSAPDAQTAPAPSALKVGLITDLGQLNDNGFNELAFKGLERAERELGVRGRVIESTSAADYVPNMSTLARQGYDLVVGVGFAQGAAIATAATKFPNVKFAIVDVDQASLKGAPANVRGLLFREEQVGYLVGYLAALAARRESADTISAVGGFKEPPVDRFIAGYRAGAEAAVPGTKVRWDYSQDWDDQAKCKEIALNQIAAGSKVVFQVAGGCGLGALSAARDRKVWGIGVDADQSFLGPHVLTSALKGVDAAVFLTIKAVQDGTFSGGSNAVFGLDQEGVGLGRPSPEAARADLDAVRAVERKIAAGEITGIPTTVG
- a CDS encoding GcvT family protein, producing MRQRARAVVIGGGVGGCSILYWLARLGWDDVVLVERADLTSGSTFHSAGLVGQLRSSLALTRMMVNSVDLYRSLEAEVGLETGWHEVGSLRLASSPERMEEIARQSGWAKTFGFPLELISPQEAQELFPPMSTDGVLGAAYLPTDGYIDPSQLTFALAEGARRRGAEINTNTRVTGVNVERGRVTGIVTDRGEIETDIVVNAGGMYAREIGALAGVNVPIIPMAHEYLVLKPCGLPTDMPTMRDPSLLVYYRPESGGLIMGGYERHCAPWSLDGIPADFNGKLLDEDWPRFEELMENAIVRVPSLAEMEVVKLINGPEAFTPDGEFILGPSDVRGFWVAAGFCAHGLAGAGGMGQLVAEWIVGGTPSLDVWHMDSRRFGAAYRSREYTLARTAEIYETYYDVKYPGHERQAGRPLRVSPAYARLTELGAAFGEKSGWERANWFEPNAVRGDETLRPRGWAGKLWSPAIGAEHTACRDAAALFDESSFAKIEVSGPGAAAFLERLCANRVARDVGALTYTQMLNPKGGIECDFTVTRLAEERFRIVTGTAFGQHDIAWIREHAPDDGSVHVADVTSALACYGLWGPRARDILQPLTVSDLSNEAFPYMRARELSIGAVPCLALRVTYVGELGWELYCPAEFGLRLWDTLWEAGSGHGLVAAGYKAIDSLRLEKGYRVWGADITPDETPYEAGLGFAVKLDKGDFVGREALAERAEPERRLCCLTLSDPRSVALGSEPVRVGERLVGRVTSGGYGYTVGSSIAYAYLPVADAAAGTQVAVEIFGEWVEGVVAAEPLFDPAGERVRA
- the gntI gene encoding guanitoxin biosynthesis pre-guanitoxin N-oxide kinase GntI — protein: MDVDAIINRVWPGREARVEILGGGITNHNIKVTLDEGAFVLRIAGKDTELLGIDRSVEHEASLAAAAVGVGPEVVAFVEPEGCLVTRFIEGTLVPVERMREPASIRRVAQALRAVHAGPPLPGRFISFRVVEDYRTTAFAHGVDVPPAYAWARQVARRIERARGAFPERPCHNDLLNANFIDDGCRIRIVDWEYAGMGDVFFDLANFSINHDLDRDGRQELLAAYFGSVRAADARALELMRFMSDFREAMWGVVQAGVSEIDFDFAAYAEEHFERLQAIAAEPAFVAALG
- a CDS encoding Lrp/AsnC family transcriptional regulator; amino-acid sequence: MRSNRLTEPVPAPPARGPVRRPRRIDAVDKGIIEALQRNGREPFRRIAAGLGVSEATIRARYARLCEDNILQVTGVTNPLGLGFEAQAMVGIRTAGPPERVADEVARWDEADYVVVTAGQFDILVELVCADRRALLDVTNRIRSLDDVVTTESFLYLELWKQLYDWGARLHEPPAQEVS
- a CDS encoding PPOX class F420-dependent oxidoreductase; translated protein: MARLSHAQTAFLQDNAFVGVATTLRADGSPHSTVVWVDADGDSVSFNTARGRAKERNILRDPRLSLVVVDPQNAYRWLAVTGTAELVDEGADAHIDKLAKKYLGADSYPFRTPEEVRVIVRIRPARVDSMGLEE
- a CDS encoding saccharopine dehydrogenase family protein; the encoded protein is MRILVVGTGGVGSAFARIAQRRAFFAHCALADYDAERARALVAGLDDGRFSAHRIDASSKDAVVALIRETGADHVLNAVDPVFDVPVFDACLEARVAYLDMAMTLSEPHPERPYEKTGVKLGDYQFERDAAWRDARLLALVGIGVEPGAADVFARYAADELFSEIDEIGVRDGANLEVEGYDFAPTFSIWTTIEECLNPPVIWEKGRGWFTTEPFSEPEVFDFPEGIGPVECVNVEHEEVLLVPRFIDCRRVTFKYGLGDEFIDVLKTLHKLGLDATAKIDVKGVAVAPRDVVAAALPDPATLGDRMTGKTCAGTLVTGRGKDGAPRKVYLYHVADNETTMREYGSQAVVWQTAINPVAALELLAEGAWAGAGVLGPEAFPPKPFLDKLAALGAPHGMLELDPDA
- a CDS encoding MoaD/ThiS family protein, whose product is MAHVRLRAPLSELAGGSEHELAGATVLEVLEELERAHPAVAGWMLDETRRIRLHVNVYVNGQRAQEEATVAPSDRIHVLPSITGGAS
- a CDS encoding gamma-aminobutyraldehyde dehydrogenase, whose protein sequence is MGVSVMRRKMFIGGEFVDSVSGETMEILNPATGEVIAEVPRGTAEDVDRAVAAAEKAWETWRERTPKDRMELLLRLANVIEENADELARLESLNVGKPWWVARDEPPLMVDNLRFFAGAARNLEGKAAAEYVEGYTSMVRREPLGIVAGIAPWNYPLFMVMWKLGPALAAGNVQIVKPAEQTPLTTLRFVELAQEVLPPGVLQVVTGDGVPVGDRLVRHPSIRLVSLTGDTATGKLIAKNAADTVKRVHLELGGKAPMVVLDDADPAAVAEAIKIGGYFNSGQDCTASSRILVSERIYDDVVGAAVAAIESMSVGDPATDDEIGMGPVISAEQQQRVLGFIERAADARATVLTGGSTPGDRGFFVSPTLIADVAQDSEIVQNEVFGPVVTVQRFGSDEEAIRMANDVRYGLASSVFSENVGRAMKVAARLDFGCVWINEHLFPLTSEMPHGGFKESGYGKDMSMYSMEEYTRIKHVCVKLA